The genomic stretch CTCCAGCCGCGGCTGCGCCGGCTGGAGACAGAACTGCCCGACGTTGAGGAGCCCTCCGATGCCGCTCTATCTCGATCCTGACGAGCTCCACGCCTTCCGCGACCTGAACCAAGGCCCGGGTGCCCTGCTCGACCTCATCGGCGCCATGGCCTTCCGCGCGGGCGGGACCGCGCAGCGGCTCGGCGTCTTCGACGCGCTGGCCGCCGGCCCGGACACCGCGCACGATCTGGCGAGGAAGCTGGACGTCGTCGAGCGGCCGCTGGCCGTGCTGCTCGACGCGCTCGTACGGTTCGGCTACCTGGAGCGCCGCGACGGCCGTTACGCCCTCGGGCCCGCCGCCGAGGGGTTCACGACCGGCCTGGCGCTCTGGCATGACGTGATCGGCGAGTTGTGGACCGGGCTGGAGGAGGCCGTACGCACCGGGCACCCGCCCGAACCGTACTATCCCTGGCTGGAGCAGCGACCCGGCACCTTACGCGCCTTCCACGACATGCTCGCCGGGATGGCGCGGTCGATGGCGCCAGCCGTCGTCCACCAGGCCCCGCCCCTCGGCGGCAGGCTTCTGGACGTCGGAGGCGGGCACGCGATCTACAGCATCGCGTTCTGCCAGGCCGTGCCCGGGCTGGCGGCGACCGTCGTGGACCTGCCAGGCGCACTGGCGGAAGGCCGCGCCCGGGTCGAGGAGGCGGGCCTCGGCGACCGGATCACGCTGGTCCCCGGCGACCTGCGCGACGCCGTCGAGGGCCGCTACGACGCGGCGCTGCTGTTCAACGTCTGCCACGGGCTCGCCCCCGAGGACGCCGCCGCCCTGGTCGCCCGCGTGACCGCAGCACTGGAGCCGGGCGGCACGCTGCTGGTGCTGGAGCCGTTCGCCGACCCGCCCCCGGGCACCCGCGGCCACGCCGCGGCCTTCCTGGCCGGCTTCAGCCTCAACCTCGCCGCCACCCAGGGCGGCCGGCTCTACACCTTCGCCGAGGTCGCCGGCTGGGCAGCGGCCGCCGGACTCGCCGGGATCGAACGGCGCCCGCTCGACGCCCCCGGTACCGACGAGCTGCTCGTGGCCCGGAGAGCGACATGAACATCGTCATCGTGGGAGCGGGCCCGGCCGGCAGCCTGCTCGCGTGTTACCTGGCCGGGCGCGGCCACCGCGTGGCGGTCTACGAACGCCGGCCCGACCCACGCCCGCGTGACGACGACGAGGGCCGCTCGATCAACCTCGGCCTGTCGGCCCGCGGCGTGAAGGCGCTCACCGACGTCGGCCTCATAGCGGACATCTGGCCGCTCACCGTGCCCATGCGGGGCAGAGCGGTGCACGGCCCCGGCGGAAAGGTGACCTTCCACCCGTACGGCACCAGCGACGATCAGATCCTCCACTCCATCCGCCGCCGCGACCTCGTGACCAAGCTCATCGACCACGCGACGGAGGCAGGCGCGGCCTTCCACTTCGGGCACAAGGTCGTGGACCTCGATCGGGACCGCCCCGCGCTGGTCACCGAGCACGGCACCGTGCCCGCCGACGCGGTGGTCGGAGCCGACGGCGCGTTCTCCACGGTCAGGACGCTGATGCAGCGCGGCGCGCCGGCCGACTTCCACCAGGAGTTCCTGTCCTGGGGGTACAAGGAGCTGACCATCCCGAAGGTGCCCGACTACCATGAGGCCCTGCATGTGTGGCCGGGCGGCGACGACGGCCTCATCGTCACGCACCCGAACCTCGACGGCTCGATGACCGCGACATTGTTCCTCCCCGCCGGGCGGCTCGCCGCGATCACCGACCCAGAGGCCTTCTTCGCCGAGCGCTTCCCCGACGCCCTGCCGCTCATGCCGGACCTGGCCGAGGAGTTCGCCCAGCGGCCCGTGGGCCATCTGGTCTCCATCCGCACGACCCCCTGGCACGACGCGGGCAAGGTCGTGCTCGTCGGCGACGCGGCGCACGCCGTCTATCCCTTCTACGGGCAGGGCATGAACTCCGCCCTGGAGGACTGCACCGTCCTGGACCGCTGCCTGGCCGCGGCGGAGGACCCGGCGGCGGCCTTCGCCGCGTTCGAGAGCGCCCGCAGACCGCACACCGACGTGCTCGACGAGCTGTCCCGGCGCAACTTCGTCGAGCTGCGCGAGCAGGTGCGCTCCCCGCTTCACCTCCTGCGCAAGCAGGCCGACCTCATGCTGGCCA from Nonomuraea polychroma encodes the following:
- a CDS encoding methyltransferase, whose amino-acid sequence is MPLYLDPDELHAFRDLNQGPGALLDLIGAMAFRAGGTAQRLGVFDALAAGPDTAHDLARKLDVVERPLAVLLDALVRFGYLERRDGRYALGPAAEGFTTGLALWHDVIGELWTGLEEAVRTGHPPEPYYPWLEQRPGTLRAFHDMLAGMARSMAPAVVHQAPPLGGRLLDVGGGHAIYSIAFCQAVPGLAATVVDLPGALAEGRARVEEAGLGDRITLVPGDLRDAVEGRYDAALLFNVCHGLAPEDAAALVARVTAALEPGGTLLVLEPFADPPPGTRGHAAAFLAGFSLNLAATQGGRLYTFAEVAGWAAAAGLAGIERRPLDAPGTDELLVARRAT
- a CDS encoding FAD-dependent oxidoreductase; translation: MNIVIVGAGPAGSLLACYLAGRGHRVAVYERRPDPRPRDDDEGRSINLGLSARGVKALTDVGLIADIWPLTVPMRGRAVHGPGGKVTFHPYGTSDDQILHSIRRRDLVTKLIDHATEAGAAFHFGHKVVDLDRDRPALVTEHGTVPADAVVGADGAFSTVRTLMQRGAPADFHQEFLSWGYKELTIPKVPDYHEALHVWPGGDDGLIVTHPNLDGSMTATLFLPAGRLAAITDPEAFFAERFPDALPLMPDLAEEFAQRPVGHLVSIRTTPWHDAGKVVLVGDAAHAVYPFYGQGMNSALEDCTVLDRCLAAAEDPAAAFAAFESARRPHTDVLDELSRRNFVELREQVRSPLHLLRKQADLMLARLLPGRWVPLYTMVSHSTTPYADALARSRRQDAVLGWTAAGAAGLLALTMLARKGR